The proteins below come from a single Streptomyces tubercidicus genomic window:
- a CDS encoding MarC family protein, giving the protein MFDVAVFSTLFVTLFVIMDPPGITPIFLALTSGRPAKVQRRMAWQAAAVAFCVIALFGLFGRQILGRLHISTPALMIAGGLLLLLVALDLLTGKSEEPTQTKDVNVALVPLGMPLLAGPGAIVSVILAVQHAHGVAATVSVWAAIAAIHVVLYLVMRFSLVIIRVIKDGGVVLVTRLAGMMLSALAVQQIINGVLQVIRTAS; this is encoded by the coding sequence GTGTTCGACGTCGCCGTCTTCAGTACGCTCTTTGTCACCCTCTTCGTGATCATGGATCCGCCGGGTATCACCCCGATCTTCCTGGCTCTGACCTCCGGCCGGCCTGCCAAGGTGCAGCGCCGGATGGCCTGGCAGGCGGCCGCCGTCGCCTTCTGCGTCATCGCCCTCTTCGGCCTCTTCGGCCGGCAGATCCTGGGGCGGCTGCACATCTCCACGCCCGCGCTGATGATCGCGGGCGGTCTGCTGCTCCTGCTGGTCGCGCTGGACCTGCTGACCGGGAAGTCGGAGGAGCCGACCCAGACCAAGGACGTCAATGTGGCGCTGGTGCCACTGGGGATGCCGCTGCTGGCCGGGCCCGGCGCGATCGTGTCGGTGATCCTCGCGGTGCAGCACGCACACGGTGTCGCCGCGACGGTCTCCGTCTGGGCGGCGATCGCGGCGATCCATGTGGTGCTGTATCTGGTGATGCGGTTCTCGCTGGTGATCATCCGCGTGATCAAGGACGGGGGAGTGGTCCTGGTCACGCGGCTGGCGGGCATGATGCTCTCCGCGCTCGCCGTGCAGCAGATCATCAACGGCGTTCTGCAGGTGATCCGGACGGCGTCCTGA
- a CDS encoding DUF1003 domain-containing protein, translating to MGAEERDGGRERSRANGASALRRGSVDRPRVRLDQPRAPRRTFLPEYDPEAFGRLSEKIARFLGTGRFIVWMTVTIIVWVIWNTTAPSGLRFDQYPFIFLTLALSLQASYAAPLILLAQNRQDDRDRVTHEQDRKQNERSIADTEYLTREIAALRLGLGEVATRDWIRSELQDMLRDLELRQPADAESDERDR from the coding sequence ATGGGCGCTGAGGAGCGGGACGGCGGCCGGGAACGGTCGCGGGCGAACGGCGCCTCCGCGCTGCGCCGGGGCTCCGTGGACCGGCCACGGGTGCGCCTGGACCAGCCGCGCGCACCGCGCCGTACGTTCCTGCCCGAGTACGACCCGGAGGCTTTCGGACGGCTCTCGGAGAAGATCGCCCGCTTCCTGGGGACCGGCCGCTTCATCGTCTGGATGACCGTCACCATCATCGTGTGGGTCATCTGGAACACCACCGCGCCCAGCGGGCTGCGGTTCGACCAGTACCCGTTCATCTTTCTGACGCTGGCGCTGTCGCTCCAGGCGTCGTACGCCGCGCCGCTGATCCTGCTGGCGCAGAACCGGCAGGACGACCGCGACCGGGTCACCCACGAGCAGGACCGCAAGCAGAACGAGCGCTCCATCGCCGATACCGAGTATCTGACCCGGGAGATCGCGGCGTTGCGGCTCGGGCTCGGCGAGGTCGCCACCCGCGACTGGATCCGCTCCGAGCTCCAGGACATGCTGCGCGATCTGGAGCTGCGGCAGCCGGCCGACGCGGAGAGTGATGAACGCGACCGCTGA
- a CDS encoding magnesium transporter MgtE N-terminal domain-containing protein has product MAVVTPRVFVSHLAGSAVFDPHGDQVGRLRDLVALLRVGDRPPRLLGVVVEVISRRRIFVPMTRVTGVESGQIIITGVVNMRRFEQRTSETLVLGELLDRRVRLVETDEEVTVLDVGIIQLPARRDWEIDKVFVRKGKGRALRRKGEALTVEWSAVTGFSLEEHGQGAESLLATFEQLRPADLAGVLHHLSAKRRAEVAAALDDDRLADVLEELPEDDQVEILGKLKDERAADVLEAMDPDDAADLLSELPEEEKERLLALMRPEEAADVRRLMSYEERTAGGLMTTEPIVLRPDATVADALARVRDPDLSPALAAQVYVCRPPDETPTGKYLGLVHFQRLLRDPPFTLVSSIADTDLPALPPDTPLPEVTSYLAAYNMVAAPVVDESGALLGAVTVDDVLDHLLPDDWREDGLHGSATAGMTGDGGPGKAEHGR; this is encoded by the coding sequence ATGGCAGTCGTGACGCCCCGGGTCTTCGTCTCCCATCTCGCCGGCAGCGCCGTCTTCGACCCGCACGGCGACCAGGTCGGCCGACTGCGGGACCTGGTCGCGCTGCTGCGGGTCGGCGACCGTCCGCCGCGGCTGCTCGGGGTGGTCGTCGAGGTGATCAGCCGGCGCCGGATCTTCGTGCCCATGACGCGGGTGACCGGGGTGGAGTCCGGCCAGATCATCATCACCGGCGTGGTCAATATGCGGCGCTTCGAGCAGCGGACGTCCGAGACGCTGGTGCTCGGCGAGCTGCTCGACCGGCGGGTGCGGCTGGTGGAGACCGACGAGGAGGTCACCGTCCTCGACGTCGGCATCATCCAACTGCCGGCCCGCCGCGACTGGGAGATCGACAAGGTCTTCGTACGGAAGGGGAAGGGCAGGGCGCTGCGCCGTAAGGGAGAGGCGCTGACCGTGGAGTGGTCGGCGGTGACCGGTTTCTCGCTGGAGGAGCACGGGCAGGGCGCGGAGAGCCTGCTGGCCACCTTCGAGCAGCTGCGGCCCGCCGACCTGGCCGGGGTGCTGCACCATCTCTCCGCCAAGCGGCGCGCCGAGGTCGCCGCGGCTCTCGACGACGACCGGCTCGCCGACGTCCTGGAGGAGCTGCCGGAGGACGACCAGGTGGAGATCCTCGGCAAGCTGAAGGACGAGCGGGCCGCCGACGTCCTGGAGGCGATGGACCCGGACGACGCCGCCGACCTGCTCTCCGAGCTGCCGGAGGAGGAGAAGGAGCGGCTGCTGGCGCTGATGCGGCCGGAGGAGGCGGCGGATGTCCGGCGGCTGATGTCGTACGAGGAGCGGACCGCGGGCGGCCTGATGACCACCGAGCCGATCGTGCTGCGGCCGGACGCCACCGTCGCGGACGCGCTGGCCCGGGTCCGGGACCCGGACCTGTCCCCCGCCCTGGCCGCCCAGGTCTATGTCTGCCGGCCCCCGGACGAGACCCCCACCGGCAAGTACCTGGGCCTGGTGCACTTCCAACGGCTGCTGCGCGACCCGCCGTTCACCCTCGTCAGCTCGATCGCCGACACCGATCTGCCGGCCCTGCCGCCGGACACCCCACTGCCGGAGGTGACCAGCTACCTGGCCGCGTACAACATGGTCGCCGCGCCGGTCGTGGACGAGAGCGGGGCCCTGCTGGGCGCCGTCACCGTCGATGACGTACTGGACCATCTGCTGCCGGACGACTGGCGGGAGGACGGGCTGCACGGCTCGGCGACCGCCGGTATGACCGGCGACGGCGGCCCCGGGAAGGCCGAGCATGGGCGCTGA
- a CDS encoding PHP domain-containing protein translates to MRIDLHTHSTASDGTDTPAELVRNAAAAGLDVVALTDHDTVGGHAEARAALPGGLTLITGAELSCRLDGVSLHMLAYLFDPEEPELARERELVRDDRVPRAQGMVAKLRDLGVPITWEQVARIAGDGAVGRPHIATALVDLGVVPSVSDAFTAEWLANDGRAYVEKHELDPFDAIRLVKAAGGVTVFAHPLAVKRGSCVPESAIAELAAAGLDGIEVDHMDHDAPTRARLRAMAADLGLLTTGSSDYHGSRKTCRLGEYTTDPEIYGEIVRRATGAFPVPGTGG, encoded by the coding sequence GTGCGTATCGATCTGCACACCCACTCCACGGCCTCCGACGGTACGGACACCCCCGCCGAGCTGGTGCGCAATGCCGCGGCCGCCGGTCTGGACGTCGTCGCGCTGACCGACCACGACACCGTCGGCGGGCACGCCGAGGCGCGGGCGGCGCTGCCCGGGGGGCTGACGCTGATCACCGGCGCCGAACTCTCCTGCCGGCTCGACGGGGTGAGCCTCCATATGCTCGCCTACCTCTTCGACCCCGAGGAGCCGGAACTCGCCCGCGAGCGGGAACTGGTGCGGGACGACCGGGTGCCGCGGGCCCAGGGCATGGTCGCCAAGCTGCGGGACCTCGGTGTGCCGATCACCTGGGAGCAGGTGGCCCGGATCGCCGGGGACGGTGCCGTCGGCCGTCCGCATATCGCCACCGCCCTCGTCGACCTGGGCGTGGTCCCCTCCGTCTCCGACGCGTTCACCGCCGAGTGGCTCGCCAACGACGGCCGGGCGTACGTGGAGAAGCACGAGCTCGACCCGTTCGACGCGATCCGGCTGGTCAAGGCCGCAGGCGGGGTCACCGTCTTCGCGCATCCGCTGGCCGTCAAGCGCGGCAGCTGCGTACCGGAGAGCGCGATCGCCGAACTCGCCGCGGCCGGTCTCGACGGCATCGAGGTCGACCACATGGACCACGACGCCCCGACCCGCGCCCGGTTGCGCGCCATGGCCGCCGACCTCGGCCTGCTGACCACCGGCTCCAGCGACTACCACGGCAGCCGTAAGACCTGTCGCCTCGGCGAATACACCACCGACCCCGAGATCTACGGCGAGATCGTCCGCCGGGCGACCGGCGCCTTCCCCGTTCCCGGCACCGGCGGCTGA
- a CDS encoding DUF6758 family protein, with protein sequence MRGEPSCPKCGGRVRAPGLFSDTWQCALHGTVHPLQPVVPPSVEALGVVVHRAQVPVWMPWPLPVGWLFTGVACAGDDRSGGRATAVACTGPGPLGGPGELLLIAEELGVGLGARYAGVEGPDPGPHICVDKHPHSKVLAAGRPTPLWHLDDAPPDRAVFAGEARGLWLWAIAWPEQSGLLMYDELVLTDLREAGAEVDLLPCGALSPRILG encoded by the coding sequence ATGAGGGGCGAACCCAGTTGCCCGAAGTGCGGAGGCCGGGTAAGGGCGCCCGGTCTCTTCTCCGACACCTGGCAGTGCGCCCTGCACGGCACCGTGCATCCGCTCCAGCCGGTCGTCCCGCCGAGCGTCGAGGCGCTCGGCGTTGTCGTGCACCGCGCACAGGTGCCCGTGTGGATGCCCTGGCCGCTGCCGGTCGGCTGGCTGTTCACGGGCGTGGCCTGCGCCGGTGATGACCGTAGTGGCGGACGGGCGACCGCGGTGGCCTGTACGGGCCCCGGACCGCTCGGCGGCCCCGGTGAACTCCTGCTGATCGCCGAGGAACTGGGCGTCGGACTCGGCGCGCGCTACGCCGGTGTCGAAGGCCCCGACCCCGGCCCCCATATCTGCGTCGACAAGCACCCGCACTCCAAGGTGCTCGCCGCCGGCCGCCCGACCCCGCTGTGGCACCTGGACGACGCGCCCCCGGACCGAGCGGTCTTCGCGGGCGAGGCGCGCGGGCTGTGGCTCTGGGCGATCGCCTGGCCCGAGCAGTCGGGGCTGCTGATGTACGACGAGCTGGTGCTGACCGATCTGCGCGAGGCCGGCGCCGAGGTGGATCTGCTGCCGTGCGGGGCGCTGTCGCCGCGGATTCTGGGCTGA
- a CDS encoding suppressor of fused domain protein yields MSDVLELVEARLRTTLGEPDARAAVTFLGTDRIEVLRFVDSGVARYATLGMSAQPMADPTAVLADPLRGPRAELVLSVRAGLADTDKVLRPLAVLAASPQVEGVVVAPGASLDVGEPLWPGAAFTSVLVAASGGLVEDLELDEPLEPVRFLPLLPMTPNEAAWKRVHGAEALEKRWLEHGTDLRDPLRTGVPLD; encoded by the coding sequence ATGTCTGACGTTCTTGAGCTGGTCGAGGCCCGGTTGCGGACAACCCTGGGCGAGCCGGACGCGCGCGCCGCCGTCACTTTCCTCGGGACCGACCGTATCGAGGTCCTCCGCTTCGTGGACAGCGGGGTGGCCCGTTACGCCACGCTCGGGATGTCCGCGCAGCCCATGGCCGACCCCACGGCCGTACTGGCCGATCCGCTGCGCGGTCCGCGCGCCGAACTCGTGCTGTCCGTACGGGCCGGTCTCGCCGACACCGACAAGGTGCTCCGGCCGCTCGCCGTGCTCGCCGCGTCCCCGCAGGTCGAGGGGGTGGTGGTGGCGCCCGGCGCCTCGCTGGACGTGGGTGAACCGCTGTGGCCGGGCGCGGCGTTCACCTCGGTGCTGGTCGCGGCGTCCGGCGGTCTCGTCGAGGATCTGGAACTGGACGAGCCCCTGGAGCCGGTCCGTTTTCTGCCGCTGCTGCCGATGACGCCCAACGAGGCGGCCTGGAAGCGGGTGCACGGCGCCGAGGCCCTGGAGAAGCGCTGGCTGGAGCACGGCACGGATCTGCGCGATCCGCTGCGGACGGGCGTTCCGCTCGACTGA
- a CDS encoding magnesium and cobalt transport protein CorA: MSMIRDLRAAVRPSRRRDDPSYHYATAAPACPNSAIVDCGVYREGRRVSDHVTPAEAMAGVRAEGGFAWIGLHEPSEAEFAGIAQEFGLHPLAVEDAVHAHQRPKLERYDETLFTVFKTVHYVEHAELTATSEVVETGEVMCFTGRDFIVTVRHGGQGSLRALRHRLQDDPDLLAKGPSAVLHAIADQVVDGYMAVAGAVQDDIDEVEIDVFSSGSNGKGVSGKGTPKGGDAGRIYQLKREVLEFKRAVSPLLRPMQLLSERPMRLVDSDIQKYFRDVADHLARVNEQVLSFDDLLNSILQANLAQAAVAQNEDMRKITAWAAIFAVPTMIAGIYGMNFDYMPELHWKFGYPAVLMATVAICFGIRRGFKRNGWL; encoded by the coding sequence ATGTCGATGATCCGCGACCTGCGTGCCGCCGTCCGTCCCTCCCGGCGCCGCGACGACCCCTCGTACCACTACGCCACGGCCGCCCCGGCCTGCCCGAACAGCGCCATCGTCGACTGCGGTGTCTACCGCGAGGGCCGCCGGGTGAGCGACCATGTCACCCCGGCCGAGGCGATGGCCGGGGTCCGGGCCGAGGGCGGCTTCGCCTGGATCGGGCTGCATGAGCCCTCCGAGGCCGAATTCGCCGGTATCGCCCAGGAGTTCGGGCTGCACCCGCTCGCCGTCGAGGACGCCGTGCACGCCCATCAGCGGCCCAAGCTGGAGCGCTACGACGAGACCCTGTTCACCGTCTTCAAGACGGTGCACTACGTGGAGCACGCCGAGCTGACCGCGACCAGTGAGGTGGTGGAGACCGGTGAGGTGATGTGCTTCACCGGGCGGGACTTCATCGTGACGGTGCGACACGGCGGCCAGGGCTCGCTGCGCGCGCTGCGGCACCGGCTGCAGGACGACCCGGACCTGCTGGCCAAGGGGCCGTCCGCGGTCCTGCACGCCATCGCCGACCAGGTCGTCGACGGCTACATGGCGGTGGCCGGCGCGGTGCAGGACGATATCGACGAGGTGGAGATCGACGTCTTCAGCTCCGGCTCCAACGGCAAGGGCGTCAGCGGCAAGGGCACCCCCAAGGGCGGCGACGCCGGGCGGATCTACCAACTCAAGCGTGAGGTACTGGAGTTCAAGCGGGCGGTGTCGCCGCTGCTGCGGCCGATGCAGCTGCTGAGCGAGCGGCCGATGCGGCTGGTGGACTCCGATATCCAGAAGTACTTCCGGGATGTCGCGGACCACCTGGCGCGGGTCAATGAGCAGGTGCTGTCCTTCGACGATCTGCTCAACTCCATCCTGCAGGCCAACCTCGCGCAGGCCGCCGTGGCGCAGAACGAGGACATGCGCAAGATCACGGCCTGGGCGGCGATCTTCGCCGTCCCCACGATGATCGCCGGGATCTACGGCATGAACTTCGACTACATGCCCGAGCTGCACTGGAAGTTCGGCTATCCGGCGGTGCTGATGGCGACGGTCGCCATCTGCTTCGGCATCCGCCGCGGATTCAAGCGCAACGGGTGGCTGTGA
- a CDS encoding MFS transporter — MSGTKSGGHGGADDPFEEGGSSLLRQPKAVWATAGASVVAFMGIGLVDPILPSIARGLHATNSQVSLLFTSYFLITAVAMLITGFVSSRIGGRKTLLAGLALVVVFAALSGMSGSVGELVGFRAGWGLGNALFVSTALAVIVGAAAGGSSAAILLYESALGLGMACGPLLGAVLGDMEWRYPFFGTAVLMAVGFIAITAFLKEQPKPAARTSLLAPVKALGHGGLAATAASAFFYNYAFFTVLAFTPFVLNMSPYKSGGVFFAWGVLLAVFSVLVAPRLQRRFGSLKVLCGSLLLFAADLVVLGYGDHTTAIVCTVLAGAFIGLNNTVFTELALGVSDAPRPVASAGYNFVRWFAAAAAPFLAPKIEEWTDIHLPFVVAAVAAVTGAGIVAVRRRALTMEAEERAPQHATEDGVAAFAQ, encoded by the coding sequence ATGAGCGGTACGAAGAGCGGCGGCCACGGCGGCGCGGACGATCCGTTCGAGGAGGGCGGCAGCTCCCTGCTCCGCCAGCCGAAGGCCGTCTGGGCCACGGCGGGCGCCTCGGTCGTGGCCTTCATGGGCATCGGCCTCGTCGACCCGATCCTCCCCTCGATAGCCCGGGGCCTGCACGCCACCAACAGCCAGGTCTCCCTCCTCTTCACCTCCTACTTCCTGATCACCGCCGTCGCGATGCTGATCACCGGCTTCGTCTCCAGCCGCATCGGCGGCCGCAAGACGCTGCTTGCCGGACTGGCGCTGGTGGTGGTCTTCGCGGCGCTCTCCGGGATGTCGGGGTCGGTCGGCGAACTGGTCGGGTTCCGGGCCGGATGGGGCCTGGGCAACGCGCTGTTCGTCTCGACGGCGCTGGCGGTCATCGTGGGCGCGGCGGCCGGCGGGAGCAGCGCGGCGATCCTGCTCTACGAGTCCGCGCTGGGGCTCGGCATGGCCTGTGGCCCGCTGCTGGGCGCCGTCCTGGGCGATATGGAGTGGCGCTACCCGTTCTTCGGGACCGCCGTGCTGATGGCCGTCGGGTTCATCGCCATCACGGCCTTCCTCAAGGAGCAGCCGAAACCGGCCGCGCGGACCTCGCTGCTCGCCCCGGTCAAGGCGCTCGGCCACGGCGGGCTGGCCGCCACCGCCGCCTCCGCCTTCTTCTACAACTACGCGTTCTTCACGGTGCTGGCCTTCACCCCGTTCGTGCTGAACATGTCCCCCTACAAGTCGGGCGGCGTCTTCTTCGCCTGGGGTGTGCTGCTCGCGGTGTTCTCGGTGCTCGTGGCGCCCCGTTTGCAGCGCCGCTTCGGCTCGCTGAAGGTGCTGTGCGGCTCGCTGCTGCTGTTCGCGGCCGATCTGGTCGTGCTGGGCTACGGCGACCACACCACCGCCATCGTGTGCACCGTCCTGGCGGGAGCCTTCATCGGCCTGAACAACACCGTCTTCACGGAACTGGCGCTGGGCGTCTCGGACGCGCCGCGCCCGGTGGCCAGCGCCGGCTACAACTTCGTGCGCTGGTTCGCGGCGGCGGCCGCGCCGTTCCTCGCGCCGAAGATCGAGGAGTGGACCGATATCCACCTCCCCTTCGTGGTCGCGGCCGTCGCGGCGGTGACCGGCGCGGGCATCGTGGCCGTCCGGCGCCGGGCGCTGACCATGGAGGCCGAGGAGCGGGCGCCGCAGCACGCGACGGAGGACGGGGTCGCGGCCTTCGCCCAGTAG